The stretch of DNA tcaATATTGAAGATATCATGGTTAAAATGTTCATTATGTAGCGTGATTTTTTgttgaaaacagtaaatcacaaaaacaactttagctgggttttcacatttGGGCTCACGTGTTTGGTGTGCACTCGTCAGTCTTCAGTGGATTTCTTAGGATCCACAGGCATGCTTTTGAAGTATCATCATCATAGCTGCAGATATCATTTCCTCTTTTggcccacacatacacaccagGAAAAGACAACAGCTGGTGTTTTCATTCTAGGCCCTCTCAAGTTCACTTACTATCATCCTATCTGCCTGCTAAACATCATTAAACCCCTCAGTGGTGAATCCCCCCTAGATGCAGTCATTATCTGGtttctttaaacaaaaaagtaattCTCCCTCGGGAACAAGGGCACAAAAAGGCCAACAGCCTGAATGCAGCTTCCTTCAGCCCAGGCATGTGTTTCAGTGGGGTTTAATTTAGCCTAATTAAAGGCTTTCAGGCTTTCACAGGCAATGACAACGAGCATGCCCTCAGATAAGCCTGACGTTGGTATGCCTCAAATGTATTATATTTCCATTCACATTGCACATAGAGCCATTGGGAAAAATTGGATAATATTTTAAGGCTTTGCATAACGTGCCACAGCATAGTTGTGCGATAACACCAAACCGTGACAAGAAAAATATCTCAATTACTTTTAGGAGCTTGCAGGTGTTTACTTGAAAACGTGTCCTGTTTtagtttaacatttattttgtttcgcAGTCTTTGCAGGCATCTACTGGGACATTCAAGGAAGTCATCGAGGATATGTATAAGATCATCTCCCCTCCATCCGAAGATGAAAAGCCTCGGCAAGACCAATGCCGGAGATGTGCAGTTGTTGGAAACTCAGGGAATCTATTGAATTCCAAACGGGGAGCTTTGATAGACTCTCATTCAATTGTTATTCGGTGCGTTTACCATCTGGTGTATACAGGTGTTTGGTCTCTTAGGTTATCATTTAGTTTTGATAGTATCACTTCATACTGAGATGGAATAGGAggaattattttaaaacatggtaTGCTTTAGCTTTAGGTCAGCTTCTTAAATATctataaatatttgtttttcttcaaaaaactaAAGTGTTGTCATTTCCCACAGAATGAATAAAGCTGTAACAAAGGGTTATGAAGAGGATGTTGGAAACCGGACCACTCATCATTTCATGTACCCTGAAAGTGCGATTGATCTTAATCCTGGTGTCCATCTCGTCCTTCTTCCTTTCAAACTGCGAGACATGCAATGGTTGTCCAGTGCGCTGTCCACAGGGACAATAACAGTGTAAGTCCCCCGAAACTTCATAATgtgattattgttttttaaagggGTATTAAAAGGGTTTTTTAAAGTATTCTTATATATCTCAAACAGGACCTACATGCGAGTAAAGAACCTTGTACGAGCTGATAAGGACAAGGTAAGATTAAGTGTAGATAAAGCTTGTAAATccataaacaaacacatatgTTAAGCCTAACGGGTATTTTGTGTGTATGCTCCAGGTATTAGTTGTAAATCCAGCcttctttaaatatacataTGACAAGTGGACAGAGCATCATGGGAGATACCCGTCGACCGGGATAATGGCCATTATATTTGCTTTGCACATCTGTGAcgaggtatgtggctttatttaCTTGTTTTATCTTTGTTAAAGATTAAACAATTATTTCACATATTACACAATATCATGTAGACTCAGTAAACATCCCAAATATGTGTGACATTCACTTTAGGTGCTTTTTTCTGGGTGTGTCTCAATTCACTGCTCAGGctcttattttgtgttatacAATATCAGTATGTTCGAAAAGGACCGGCTTATTATTTTTCCCACCCCTTGTACAATTCACATGCCAACCAGCACGTGATGATCAGAGgtgtataatacttaagtattttagttacatttagttacattttccaaacatctttttgtcttgggaaaaaaattacttttctttactaaaaaaatgttcactacatactaaagcatagaatcatactgtgtattcattatatatttcatattataattgatttaatacctaattacataaaaattgtgtacttttactttcttgagtTAAAGTacgaaaataatttttacttaaaggaacagtatgtaggattgtggccaaaactggtattgcaatcacaaaacttgtggctaaaactggtactgcaatcacccaactggtggccaatacacaaaatgacaacataaacatcagttgagggctgcaactccactttttaaatgacaatatcttggccagaccactgttgtcagtgatataagtatttgaaatgaaaatgatttcttaatgtctagtgacatatcaggaccattttatgattaattgatataaatttcttacatactgttcctttaagtaaaagtacaaaaaattactagatatttaatgtacttaaatattaaatgtaaaccaaaaacttgaaattatgaaatgtagtggagtaaaaattatgatgtttTGGAAGGTATGTTTTCCAgagaaaaacactaataaaatacgaataattgaaaattaactttttttgtagaaagtaaaaatacttaagtagtatACAACTCTGGTGATGATATCATACATATTccctgtatgttttttttaaagccaatcATAATAATCAATCCCTCCAGGTGTCCGTGTTTGGATTTGGTGCGGACAATTTCGGAAACTGGCACCACTACTGGGAGAACAACAGAAATGCCGGTGCCTTCCGAAAGACTGGCGTCCACAACGCAGATTTCGAAAGAGGGATCATCCAAAAGCTCGACGCAGAGCACAAGATCAAAATGTACTGATGAGTCTGTAATCGTGGCCTTTATTGACTAAGTAGTGCTCAAGCCATGTAAACGCAGAGCTGGGATTTACAGCAGCGGTATAGAAGCCAAAGAGATGCAGAACATCCACTATAATTGACCACTGTGAACCGCACTGAACCAAACCCACAGACTTGAAGCTGTATTTTTAAGACCAAATGAACTTCTGTTCTTGGACAGCATTTACTCAGAATGTGCCTGACCTTTTAACGGAGCAAAGCTGGATGTTGTCTTCCTCCCTAATCAGGAATTGAACACTGATGAAAACAAACAGTAAGCAAACTGACTTAATCTGAGCCAGTTCAGATTTGATTGTTTGTGTTTGAACTAAAGTGACTTGCCTTACGCTGTGTTTACACTGTCATTGCACGACATGACAAAACTGAATcgcttttattattattttttaattaatgaaACCGTCTAGACTTAAATGACCGTTTACACCACTTGCTTGCTGTGTAGGTGTGGTGTTACAAAATGCTAGTGTTAGCATTAAAGCcttaaagtcaacatgaaacTATTACATTGAGGATAAAGTTGCCACTCATTGGGATATCTGAAAGACTTTACACGTTTTCTTTAACGTTATTTCCTATTATTATTTCCCAAACTGACATTATAAATCTGCTAACACATGCTGgaggatttttttatttactttggaCTGATATTTAAGTTTTatgtttttcctttttgggAATTTTGTTAGTGTATGGTAATGTATATGTTTAAGGGTATTTTATACCTTAAGACCAAAGCCGTCCCTACAGTGAGGCATTTGGTCTCTGTGGCCTTGTAATGACCCTCTGTCACTCTTATAATAACAGACTTGCCTCTGATTTCAAGTCAGTGTCTTGTGATTTACAGTTCTGAATATAGCAGATGCTGCATTTGCCTCTTTGATTCATCTTCTTGTTTCTCATCATGTGATTTTAAATTACGATTGATCTTTGTATTTTTATAGTTGAAATGAGTGGTGGTAAATGTTTTGTGGTT from Paramisgurnus dabryanus chromosome 14, PD_genome_1.1, whole genome shotgun sequence encodes:
- the st3gal8 gene encoding ST3 beta-galactoside alpha-2,3-sialyltransferase 8 encodes the protein MKRKLYICLGVVLLMIAAYTFQWTGGQSYIMPSTQMKNQTESQPAKRGRFCSCETCIADTGESEWFDKHYDHQQQPYFTGSEIDIDPVSLKWWMSLQASTGTFKEVIEDMYKIISPPSEDEKPRQDQCRRCAVVGNSGNLLNSKRGALIDSHSIVIRMNKAVTKGYEEDVGNRTTHHFMYPESAIDLNPGVHLVLLPFKLRDMQWLSSALSTGTITVTYMRVKNLVRADKDKVLVVNPAFFKYTYDKWTEHHGRYPSTGIMAIIFALHICDEVSVFGFGADNFGNWHHYWENNRNAGAFRKTGVHNADFERGIIQKLDAEHKIKMY